Part of the Bacteroidota bacterium genome, CTTCTATTAAAGCTGTTGCAAACGAATGTCGCAACGTATGCGGACTAATATTTTTAGTAATTCCAGCCATTGCAGCTAATTTTTTGGTGAGTGTAAATATATATATTCTGCTCAGCCCTTTTCCAAAACGATTCAAAAATAATATATCAGAAGAATGCTTATCAATTGTTACTTGATTACGAAAACTTTTTATATATAAATCAATTGCTTTTAATGCAGCACTACCTATAGGAACTAGTCTTTCTTTACTTCCTTTTCCCGTTACTTTTATATATTCACCTACAAATGATATATCAGAAATTTTAAGTCCTGTTGTTTCACTAACACGAAGACCACAACTATACATTGTTTCGATAATCGCTTTGTTTCGATGTCCATCGGGCCGACTCAGGTCTATTTGCAGCAACATTTTTTCTATCTCTATATGGTCGAGTGTATCGGGAAGTTTACGTGCAAGTTTGGGAAGTTCCAATAATTCTGCCGGACTTTGTGTAATCAAATCCTCCATCAGCAAATATTTATAAAACGCTCTAATGCCTGATATCATT contains:
- a CDS encoding site-specific tyrosine recombinase, producing MNWSTAIKGFKAYLQLEKSLSGNSIEAYLHDVEKLKQFTNPTETTIINPLQIKLEHLQAFVKWVVELGLSNTSQARMISGIRAFYKYLLMEDLITQSPAELLELPKLARKLPDTLDHIEIEKMLLQIDLSRPDGHRNKAIIETMYSCGLRVSETTGLKISDISFVGEYIKVTGKGSKERLVPIGSAALKAIDLYIKSFRNQVTIDKHSSDILFLNRFGKGLSRIYIFTLTKKLAAMAGITKNISPHTLRHSFATALIEGGADLRAVQQMLGHESITTTEIYTHLDREFLRDTLIQFHPRA